TTGATCCACTATCTAGTTACAGAAATACGAAATTTCAATAGTCTAATCTATAGTGGTTAGACACGGTAGaggaattaagaaaaagaattatCAGACACTAGGGGGTTCTGTAAATGACAACCCAAGAAACTTCATGTTCATTTCTGTCTGTGGATATGGATGCTGATTTTTTGACATCCCAAACAGTGTAACATTCTCTTTACAttccttatttttcttcatctttttcttttctgggtATAAAGCAAGGCACACACTGCACAAGGTTGCCCCTCGGTAACCAAACTTCGGTCATGCATGAAAACACAATTCCTTCTTATAGCAAACAGATATATCTCCATCACCAATAAACAAGCAAGTTGCAACATTATTTCAGTTTGAGAAACAACTTGAACTCCACAATACAGGAAGGAACCTTTCGAAAAGTAGCCTAGGTtgctttatttgttttcattgcTTGATCAGTGTCCAAAATGGAACATGCTATCGCATTCATCAATTTACCTGCTTACCTAAAGTACCGGCATAGACTCATGCTACTTACTAATAGCAGGAAAAACAGGAAATTCCAAACCACTGAGAAGCCCAGTCCCCGTTAGAGTTACAATCCACGGACACCATCCCAATGAAAACAAAAGGGGAAATGGATCAACGCCAAAGCTCATACTTCTCCCAAATTCGATAGAAGATGTTTTCAAAGTTGCAGGTATGATTACATTCAACATGCATGCATGCCTCCCTCCAAAGGATTCCCAGTGTTTCATGATTAAATGACATCAATTACAGAAAATAACCTAATCACAAAATAATCTGAAATCCCTTCTTTGCCCACATTCCACACAGACAGGGTTCATTATTTAAAGCCTTTACGTTCAGCAACAGAAATATATtggacaaaaaaattattatgcttTCGCACTTGTGCTCATAGAACTGAACATACTGAGGTAACAAATGATTCAATAGGATAAATAAGTTGACTGGAGCCTTGTGTACGCAGAGAGAAAATTCGGAAAAAGAGGAAGCAAAATTCTCATGGCTGACGGCACAGAAGTAGAACAATTAAACGCGATAAGGGAGAATGATGAGTTGTATATCCTCTAATGATCAAACTAAACAGAGATTAACAATGTGCTCTGCTCATTTCGGTACGTATCCGTTTCAGGTGGCAATCTACTTAATCAAACAAGATATATGGGAATACAatgtattaaaatgaaaaatgtagaACGATACCTAGAGCGCTTTACTCTCTGTTGAGCATGTCAAGAACAGCATAAGCAGCTTTTTGAAAGTTATCTCTATCTTCGTTTAAGGCTCTTTTCCTCTCAAGAGCAGAAcctttgcatttctctatctcCTCCTCGATAACTGCAGAATTATGATTGATTTCACTGTACAGAATAAACAAATCGCCGTTTAAATTAAAGAGCATGAAATAATCACAAGTTTTGACCGAAATCGTAATGAATAAATAGTAACTGTActgaaaagaaaacgaaaaagcGGAAAAAATACTGATATTGAAGAAGCAATGATGATTAGGTAACTGACGTGATCGTCTTAAGCATGTTCTCCATGATCTCTTGGACTTCATTTGATATCTCTGCACGGTTTAGCAGAACAAACAGAAAACGAAGTAAACACAAGGAAATTCGTTAATCAATCGAACCATGCAGTGCTCAGAATTGGATCACATTAAACACGAGAAATCATTATAGTTCATTACAAGTGAAAGATCGCATCGCGTCACGCGTGGTTTGAGTTAACAATTAGGTTTAATATTTGCATTTGCAGAGATTGTTGAACCTCGAGTTTCatgaatgcggatgaattatTACAACGGAAGCTGGAAGGAGCGGTTAAAACTCACCGTAGATGAGAGAAGAAAGGTGATTTTCGGATTCTACTTCTGTAGTTATTAGCTCTGAGGACGCCATCGATGTGAACCTTGCTTCGAGCGAAATGGCAAACTACACTCGCGCTttgaattcattttcaaattatgacaggtgtgtatatatatatacactggttaaaaaagaaaactaatttatttaacatgagCCTTTTTACCCATGGCGGGCTTCATTTTCCTCAGGCCCAGCTTGTTTACCAAGTTGTTTTCCCAATGCGCTATCGGCCCGTCACAAAATTTAGTTATTCTCATTGCAAATATTTAGTTGAATCCTTGATTTTCaatgtgttttgttattttattttaattggatttAAAATTCTATACATAATCATATCATTTAATGAatcataaaaatgattttattaattaaattataaaaaattaaacattagaccaaaattacattctttagaataaaaaaaataaaaaacagatcAACTAGTTTTTAAAGGTGatagaaatttaaaagtttaatatttattttgtttccttggTTTATAGCAtatgtttaaagtttttttttttcaaaaatttactaaaatcttattttttacaaaaacaatacACGTTAATC
This DNA window, taken from Vigna radiata var. radiata cultivar VC1973A chromosome 5, Vradiata_ver6, whole genome shotgun sequence, encodes the following:
- the LOC106761762 gene encoding uncharacterized protein LOC106761762 → MASSELITTEVESENHLSSLIYEISNEVQEIMENMLKTITEINHNSAVIEEEIEKCKGSALERKRALNEDRDNFQKAAYAVLDMLNRE